The Numida meleagris isolate 19003 breed g44 Domestic line chromosome 31, NumMel1.0, whole genome shotgun sequence genome includes a region encoding these proteins:
- the SAMD4B gene encoding LOW QUALITY PROTEIN: protein Smaug homolog 2 (The sequence of the model RefSeq protein was modified relative to this genomic sequence to represent the inferred CDS: inserted 2 bases in 1 codon): MTYEEMMTLTEHHLESQNVTKGARHKIALSIQKLRERQSVLKALEKDILEGGNLWTALQELQQIMVTPIKAFRPPPAPPANGAHDRAPPGAADTFAPHPAGDTEAPAAPVPDGDIPGQFTRVMGKVCTQLLVSRPDEENITSYLQLLEKCLSHEAFTETQKKRLLSWKQQVLKLLRAFPKKVPLDGQGYRPPKGWGFGSNSLPIAGSVGGAGGRRGQRPFALPPRALPPARLGLLGPAGGGPGPRPPLGAAPLGAQGRQSLWFSSGGAGGAPGSRSVVQRTHSLPVHTSPQALLAFPQGKSKLSVGAGRGTQHHVPPPLTPASSXPHLGPTECPVPGTDLEINPTLESLCLSMTEHALGDGTDKTSTI, encoded by the exons atgACATACGAGGAGATGATGACACTGACGGAGCACCACCTGGAGTCGCAG AACGTCACCAAGGGCGCACGGCACAAGATTGCCCTCAGCATCCAGAAGCTGCGGGAGCGGCAGAGTGTCCTCAAGGCACTGGAGAAG GACATCTTGGAAGGTGGGAACCTGTGgacagcactgcaggagctgcagcagatcATGGTGACGCCCATCAAGGCCTTCAGgcccccccctgccccccctGCTAATGGAGCACATGATAGGGCTCCCCCAGGGGCTGCCGATACCTTTGCCCCCCACCCAGCTGGCGACACTGAGGCCCCCGCAGCCCCCGTCCCTGACGGAGACATCCCGGGGCAGTTCACTCGTGTCATGGGCAAAG TCTGCACCCAGCTGCTGGTGTCACGGCCAGATGAGGAGAACATCACAAGTTACCTCCAGCTCCTTGAGAAGTGCCTGAGCCACGAG GCGTTCACAGAGACGCAGAAGAAGAGGCTCTTGTCTTGGAAGCAGCAGGTCCTGAAGCTGCTCCGCGCCTTCCCCAAGAAGGTGCCACTTGACGGCCAGGGCTACCGGCCTCCCAAAGG CTGGGGCTTTGGCTCCAACTCACTCCCCATAGCTGGCTCTGTGGGAGGGgcgggggggcggcgggggcagCGCCCCTTCGCGTTGCCCCCCCGTGCACTGCCCCCCGCCcgcctggggctgctgggcccTGCTGGGGGAGGTCCTGGCCCACGGCCTCCCCTCGGTGCAGCCCCCCTTGGGGCACAAGGACGCCAG AGCCTGTGGTTCAGCAGcgggggggctgggggtgccccgGGGAGCCGCAGCGTGGTGCAGCGCACCCACTCGCTGCCCGTCCACACCTCACCCCAGGCCCTGCTTGCCTTCCCCCAAGGTAAGTCCAAGCTGAGTgttggggctgggaggggaacACAGCACCATGTGCCCCCACCCCTCACACCTGCCTCTTC ACCGCACCTTGGCCCCACAGAGTGTCCTGTCCCTGGCACGGACCTAGAGATCAACCCCACGCTGGAGTCACTGTGCCTGAGCATGACGGAGCACGCACTGGGGG aCGGCACAGACAAGACCTCAACCATCTGA
- the PAF1 gene encoding RNA polymerase II-associated factor 1 homolog, protein MAPTIQTQAQREEPGHRPSSHRTLPERSGVVCRVKYCNSLPDIPFDPKFITYPFDQNRFVQYKATSLEKQHKHDLLTEPDLGVTIDLINPDTYRIDPSVLLDPADEKLLEEEIQAPTSSKRSQQHAKVVPWMRKTEYISTEFNRYGVSNEKPEVKIGVSVKQQFTEEEIYKDRDSQIAAIEKTFEDAQKAITQHYSKPRVTPIEVMPVFPDFKMWINPCAQVIFDSDPAPKDTSGAAALEMMSQAMIRGMMDEEGNQFVAYFLPVEETLRKRKRDQEEEMDYAPEDVYDYKIAREYNWNVKNKASKGYEENYFFIFREGDGVYYNELETRVRLSKRRARAGVQSGTNAVLVVKHRDMNEKELEAQEARRAQLENHEPEEEEEEEMEAEKEAPGSDEEREKGSESEGAASGEEEEEAEGSGASSSEQGGSARSEDDAEDEEEEEARGARRGGSDAARAARDQEEIFGSDDDEDEEEDEEEEESEGGGSEGGPPRSPRLSPSEASDDESPSEASDSSSD, encoded by the exons atGGCACCCACCATCCAGACGCAGGCGCAGCGGGAGGAGCCGGGCCACCG GCCCAGTTCCCACCGAACGCTGCCCGAGAG GTCGGGTGTGGTGTGCCGGGTGAAGTACTGCAACAGCCTCCCCGACATCCCCTTCGACCCCAAGTTCATCACCTACCCCTTCGACCAGAACCG GTTTGTGCAGTACAAGGCCACGTCTCTGGAGAAGCAGCACAAGCACGACCTGCTGACTGAGCCTGACCTGGGTGTCACCATCGATCTCATCAACCCTGACACCTACCGCATTGACCCTAGTG TGCTCCTGGACCCAGCGGATGagaagctgctggaggaggagatcCAGGCACCCACCAGCTCCAAGAG GTCACAGCAGCATGCAAAGGTGGTGCCATGGATGCGAAAGACCGAGTACATTTCCACCGAGTTCAACCGCTATGGCGTGTCCAATGAGAAACCAGAGGTCAA GATTGGAGTCTCAGTGAAGCAGCAGTTCACAGAAGAAGAGATCTACAAAGACCGTGACAGCCAAATTGCTGCCATCGAGAAGACCTTTGAAGATGCTCAGAAAGCG ATCACACAGCACTACAGCAAACCTCGTGTCACCCCCATCGAAGTCATGCCCGTCTTCCCTGACTTCAAG ATGTGGATCAATCCCTGCGCCCAAGTCATCTTTGACTCAGATCCAGCACCAAAGGACACGAGcggtgctgcagcactggaaatGATGTCCCAGGCCATGATCAG GGGAATGATGGACGAGGAGGGGAACCAGTTTGTGGCCTATTTCCTTCCCGTGGAGGAGACACTGCGCAAACGGAAGAGGGAtcaggaggaggagatggacTATGCCCCTGAGGATGT GTACGACTACAAGATTGCACGTGAGTACAACTGGAACgtgaaaaacaaagccagcaaGGGCTATGAGGAGAactactttttcattttccgGGAGGGTGATGGCGTTTACTACAATGAGCTGGAGACCAG GGTGCGGCTGAGCAAGCGGCGAGCACGGGCAGGGGTGCAGTCAGGCACCAACGCAGTGCTGGTGGTGAAGCACCGTGACATGAATGAGAAGGAGTTGGAGGCGCAA GAAGCACGGAGGGCGCAGCTGGAGAACCATGAgcctgaggaagaagaggaggaggagatggaggctGAGAAGGAGGCCCCAGGCTCAG ATGAAGAGCGGGAGAAAGGCAGCGAGAGCGAGGGGGCAGCAAGtggtgaggaagaagaggaagctgaaggCTCTGGcgccagcagcagtgagcagggagGCTCAGCCCGCAGCGAGGATGATGCagaagatgaggaggaggaggaggccagGGGGGCCCGCAGGGGGGGCAGCGACGCCGCCCGTGCTGCCCGTGACCAGGAGGAGATCTTTGGCAGTGATGACgatgaggatgaagaggaggatgaagaggaggaagaatcGGAAGGTGGAGGCAGTGAGGGGGGGCCTCCCCGCAGTCCCCGGCTCAGCCCCAGTGAAGCCTCTGACGATGAGAGCCCCAGCGAAGCCTCTGACTCTTCCAGCGACTGA